From the genome of Lycorma delicatula isolate Av1 chromosome 11, ASM4794821v1, whole genome shotgun sequence, one region includes:
- the LOC142332082 gene encoding muscle LIM protein 1-like isoform X6 — MPFKPIDNPKCPKCGKSVYAAEERVAGGLKWHKMCFKCGLCNKLLDSTNCSEHDGELYCKVCHARKFGPKGYGFGGGAGCLSMDKGEHLGNVESH; from the exons ATGCCTTTCAAGCCAATTGACAACCCAAAGTGCCCAAAATGTGGCAAATCAGTGTATGCCGCTGAAGAAAGAGTAGCTGGTGGCCTTAAATGGCACAAAATGTGCTTTAAATgtg GTCTTTGCAATAAGTTACTTGATTCCACCAACTGTTCAGAACATGACGGTGAACTTTACTGCAAAGTATGCCATGCCCGTAAATTTGGACCAAAGGGTTATGGATTTGGAGGTGGTGCAGGTTGCCTTAGCATGGACAAGGGTGAACACTTAGGAAATGTCGAATC